Proteins from one Salvelinus sp. IW2-2015 linkage group LG9, ASM291031v2, whole genome shotgun sequence genomic window:
- the LOC111968749 gene encoding RAS guanyl-releasing protein 1 isoform X2, which produces MLLSSKQTQMDSLVQPLVAQYLAMGCQSKENGQNENVGSNGKEKEHSRLSPGPGCGSRSKVCPPVPARPQRFNRPKLAQMTQGKVTMSLPGHFTKGASWEEVIQACIQSFDIEGSVCGSSHLMNITLTMHRLLMSSSDLLEKLTSLFKSAVENEQSTECERICYFIRYWIQEFWTMFRLHSSLSDSMEQFQDLIRDQGQERLCPLLQTQWINDRHWSQKPSQKIKANSSKKRKVSLLFDHLEPIELAEHLTYLEFKSFCRISFADYQNYIRSCCMKDNPMMERSITLCNGISQWVQLMVLSRPTAQLRAEVFTKFIHVAQSLHLMHNFNTLMAVVGGLCHSSISRLKETSSHVSHEVTKVLNEMTDLLSSCRNYDNYRQAYSRCAGFKIPILGVHLKDLISVNEAMSDYVEDYKVNVQKLQALYNHINELIQLQQITPQLDANKDLVHLLTLSLDLYYTEDEIYELSYTREPKNSKAPPATPSRPPVVVNWASGVPPKPDPKTISKHVQRMVDSVFKNYDHDENGFISQGDFEKIAASFPFSFCVMDKEKEGLISREEITAYFMRASVICSKLGLGFVHNFQETTYMKPTFCDNCSGFLWGVIKQGYRCRDCGMNCHRLCKDQVAFECKKNAKGSSTSEGPLTPGSTPGTTGSEEGPFPYPSEECRDWSLDSPTPSHLRLPPELAIPVGVHRSTQTEGPHAPAPPPEPSRLQPVQSSLLAPVPSSLLAPVPPSLTPCPSPVPQRKQRAYAKWENRASTVLQPREPDEDNKPTYDTLETENQKLQKNNETLRKKLRETQREVEILQTLLKRHALHSVVEDSSSSS; this is translated from the exons AATGGAAAGGAAAAAGAACATTC ACGTCTCTCTCCAGGACCGGGATGTGGCTCCAGATCTAAGGTCTGTCCACCAGTGCCTGCCCGGCCTCAGCGGTTCAACAGGCCCAAATTGGCCCAGATGACCCAGGGCAAGGTCACAATGTCTCTGCCAGGACACTTCACAAAGGGggccagctgggaggaggtgatcCAGGCCTGTATCCAGTCCTTTG ACATTGAGGGCTCTGTAtgtgggagcagccacctgatgAACATCACCCTGACCATGCACCGACTCCTCATGTCCTCCAGTGACCTCCTGGAGAAACTCACCTCCCTAT TTAAAAGCGCCGTGGAGAATGAGCAGTCCACAGAATGTGAGAGGATCTGCTACTTCATCAG GTATTGGATCCAGGAGTTCTGGACAATGTTCCGGTTGCACAGCAGCCTGTCTGACTCCATGGAACAGTTCCAGGATCTGATCAGAGATCAGGGCCAGGAGAGGCTGTGCCCTCTGTTGCAGACTCAATGGAT AAATGACAGGCACTGGTCTCAGAAGCCCAGTCAGAAAATCAAGGCTAACAGCAGTAAGAAGAGGAAAGTGTCTCTGCTGTTTGATCACCTGGAGCCCATCGAACTGGCTGAGCACCTCACCTACCTGGAGTTCAAGTCCTTCTGTAGAATATCA TTTGCAGACTACCAGAACTACATCCGCAGTTGCTGCATGAAGGACAACCCCATGATGGAACGTTCCATTACGTTGTGTAATGGTATCTCACAGTGGGTGCAGCTCATGGTTCTGAGTCGGCCTACAGCTCAGCTGAGAGCAGAGGTTTTCACCAAGTTCATCCATGTGGCTCAG AGCCTCCATCTTATGCACAACTTCAACACACTAATGGCTGTGGTGGGGGGCCTGTGCCACAGCTCCATCTCCAGACTTAAAGAGACCAGTTCACATGTATCCCACGAGGTCACCAAG GTGCTGAATGAGATGACAGACCTCCTGTCCTCCTGTAGGAACTATGACAACTACCGTCAGGCGTACAGCAGGTGTGCAGGCTTTAAGATCCCCATCCTGGGGGTCCATCTCAAGGACCTGATCTCAGTCAACGAGGCAATGTCAGACTATGTAGAGGACTACAAGGTGAATGTTCAGAAGCTCCAGGCTTTGTACAACCACATCAACGAGCTGATCCAGCTACAGCAGATCACCCCACAGCTCGATGCCAACAAAGACCTGGTCCACCTTCTCACG CTGTCCCTGGACCTCTACTACACAGAGGATGAGATTTATGAGCTGTCTTACACCAGGGAGCCCAAGAACAGCAAAGCACCC CCAGCCACCCCCTCTAGACCTCCAGTGGTTGTGAACTGGGCTTCAGGAGTGCCCCCAAAACCTGACCCAAAAACCATCAGCAAACATGTGCAACGAATGGTGGAT TCCGTGTTTAAGAACTATGACCATGATGAGAATGGCTTCATCTCTCAAGGGGACTTTGAGAAAATTGCTGCTAGCTTTCCATTCTCCTTCTGTGTCATGGACAAAGAGAA GGAAGGCctcatcagcagagaggagatCACAGCCTATTTCATGCGTGCTAGTGTCATCTGTTCCAAACTGGGTCTTGGCTTTGTCCACAACTTTCAGGAGACCACCTACATGAAGCCCACATTCTGTGACAACTGCTCCGGATTT TTGTGGGGCGTCATAAAACAAGGCTACAGATGCAGag ACTGTGGTATGAACTGCCATAGGCTCTGTAAGGATCAGGTGGCGTTTGAGTGTAAGAAGAATGCCAAAGGCAGTAGCACCTCTGAAGGTCCGCTAACACCAGGCTCCACACCCGGCACTACAG GCTCAGAAGAGGGGCCTTTCCCGTACCCCTCAGAGGAATGTAGGGACTGGAGCCTTGACTCACCGACCCCCTCCCATCTGAGGCTCCCCCCTGAGCTGGCCATTCCTGTGGGGGTCCACCGCAGCACCCAGACAGAGGGCCCCCACGCCCCTGCCCCCCCTCCAGAGCCTAGTCGGCTGCAGCCAGTACAgtcctctctcctggcccctgtaccctcctctctcttggcCCCCGtacccccctccctcaccccatgCCCCAGCCCGGTGCCCCAACGCAAACAACGGGCCTACGCCAAGTGGGAGAACAGAGCTTCTACAGTGCTACAGCCCAGGGAGCCGGACGAAGACAACAAACCCACCTATGATACTCTGGAAACG GAGAACCAGAAGCTTCAGAAGAACAACGAGACGCTGCGTAAGAAGCTGAGGGAGACGCAGCGCGAGGTAGAGATCCTGCAGACACTCCTAAAGAGGCATGCCCTTCACTCCGTGGTGGaggactcctcctcctcctcctag
- the LOC111968749 gene encoding RAS guanyl-releasing protein 1 isoform X1, which produces MLLSSKQTQMDSLVQPLVAQYLAMGCQSKENGQNENVGSNGKEKEHSRLSPGPGCGSRSKVCPPVPARPQRFNRPKLAQMTQGKVTMSLPGHFTKGASWEEVIQACIQSFDIEGSVCGSSHLMNITLTMHRLLMSSSDLLEKLTSLFKSAVENEQSTECERICYFIRYWIQEFWTMFRLHSSLSDSMEQFQDLIRDQGQERLCPLLQTQWINDRHWSQKPSQKIKANSSKKRKVSLLFDHLEPIELAEHLTYLEFKSFCRISFADYQNYIRSCCMKDNPMMERSITLCNGISQWVQLMVLSRPTAQLRAEVFTKFIHVAQSLHLMHNFNTLMAVVGGLCHSSISRLKETSSHVSHEVTKVLNEMTDLLSSCRNYDNYRQAYSRCAGFKIPILGVHLKDLISVNEAMSDYVEDYKVNVQKLQALYNHINELIQLQQITPQLDANKDLVHLLTLSLDLYYTEDEIYELSYTREPKNSKAPPATPSRPPVVVNWASGVPPKPDPKTISKHVQRMVDSVFKNYDHDENGFISQGDFEKIAASFPFSFCVMDKEKEGLISREEITAYFMRASVICSKLGLGFVHNFQETTYMKPTFCDNCSGFLWGVIKQGYRCRDCGMNCHRLCKDQVAFECKKNAKGSSTSEGPLTPGSTPGTTGGPEGSEEGPFPYPSEECRDWSLDSPTPSHLRLPPELAIPVGVHRSTQTEGPHAPAPPPEPSRLQPVQSSLLAPVPSSLLAPVPPSLTPCPSPVPQRKQRAYAKWENRASTVLQPREPDEDNKPTYDTLETENQKLQKNNETLRKKLRETQREVEILQTLLKRHALHSVVEDSSSSS; this is translated from the exons AATGGAAAGGAAAAAGAACATTC ACGTCTCTCTCCAGGACCGGGATGTGGCTCCAGATCTAAGGTCTGTCCACCAGTGCCTGCCCGGCCTCAGCGGTTCAACAGGCCCAAATTGGCCCAGATGACCCAGGGCAAGGTCACAATGTCTCTGCCAGGACACTTCACAAAGGGggccagctgggaggaggtgatcCAGGCCTGTATCCAGTCCTTTG ACATTGAGGGCTCTGTAtgtgggagcagccacctgatgAACATCACCCTGACCATGCACCGACTCCTCATGTCCTCCAGTGACCTCCTGGAGAAACTCACCTCCCT ATTTAAAAGCGCCGTGGAGAATGAGCAGTCCACAGAATGTGAGAGGATCTGCTACTTCATCAG GTATTGGATCCAGGAGTTCTGGACAATGTTCCGGTTGCACAGCAGCCTGTCTGACTCCATGGAACAGTTCCAGGATCTGATCAGAGATCAGGGCCAGGAGAGGCTGTGCCCTCTGTTGCAGACTCAATGGAT AAATGACAGGCACTGGTCTCAGAAGCCCAGTCAGAAAATCAAGGCTAACAGCAGTAAGAAGAGGAAAGTGTCTCTGCTGTTTGATCACCTGGAGCCCATCGAACTGGCTGAGCACCTCACCTACCTGGAGTTCAAGTCCTTCTGTAGAATATCA TTTGCAGACTACCAGAACTACATCCGCAGTTGCTGCATGAAGGACAACCCCATGATGGAACGTTCCATTACGTTGTGTAATGGTATCTCACAGTGGGTGCAGCTCATGGTTCTGAGTCGGCCTACAGCTCAGCTGAGAGCAGAGGTTTTCACCAAGTTCATCCATGTGGCTCAG AGCCTCCATCTTATGCACAACTTCAACACACTAATGGCTGTGGTGGGGGGCCTGTGCCACAGCTCCATCTCCAGACTTAAAGAGACCAGTTCACATGTATCCCACGAGGTCACCAAG GTGCTGAATGAGATGACAGACCTCCTGTCCTCCTGTAGGAACTATGACAACTACCGTCAGGCGTACAGCAGGTGTGCAGGCTTTAAGATCCCCATCCTGGGGGTCCATCTCAAGGACCTGATCTCAGTCAACGAGGCAATGTCAGACTATGTAGAGGACTACAAGGTGAATGTTCAGAAGCTCCAGGCTTTGTACAACCACATCAACGAGCTGATCCAGCTACAGCAGATCACCCCACAGCTCGATGCCAACAAAGACCTGGTCCACCTTCTCACG CTGTCCCTGGACCTCTACTACACAGAGGATGAGATTTATGAGCTGTCTTACACCAGGGAGCCCAAGAACAGCAAAGCACCC CCAGCCACCCCCTCTAGACCTCCAGTGGTTGTGAACTGGGCTTCAGGAGTGCCCCCAAAACCTGACCCAAAAACCATCAGCAAACATGTGCAACGAATGGTGGAT TCCGTGTTTAAGAACTATGACCATGATGAGAATGGCTTCATCTCTCAAGGGGACTTTGAGAAAATTGCTGCTAGCTTTCCATTCTCCTTCTGTGTCATGGACAAAGAGAA GGAAGGCctcatcagcagagaggagatCACAGCCTATTTCATGCGTGCTAGTGTCATCTGTTCCAAACTGGGTCTTGGCTTTGTCCACAACTTTCAGGAGACCACCTACATGAAGCCCACATTCTGTGACAACTGCTCCGGATTT TTGTGGGGCGTCATAAAACAAGGCTACAGATGCAGag ACTGTGGTATGAACTGCCATAGGCTCTGTAAGGATCAGGTGGCGTTTGAGTGTAAGAAGAATGCCAAAGGCAGTAGCACCTCTGAAGGTCCGCTAACACCAGGCTCCACACCCGGCACTACAGGTGGGCCGGAAG GCTCAGAAGAGGGGCCTTTCCCGTACCCCTCAGAGGAATGTAGGGACTGGAGCCTTGACTCACCGACCCCCTCCCATCTGAGGCTCCCCCCTGAGCTGGCCATTCCTGTGGGGGTCCACCGCAGCACCCAGACAGAGGGCCCCCACGCCCCTGCCCCCCCTCCAGAGCCTAGTCGGCTGCAGCCAGTACAgtcctctctcctggcccctgtaccctcctctctcttggcCCCCGtacccccctccctcaccccatgCCCCAGCCCGGTGCCCCAACGCAAACAACGGGCCTACGCCAAGTGGGAGAACAGAGCTTCTACAGTGCTACAGCCCAGGGAGCCGGACGAAGACAACAAACCCACCTATGATACTCTGGAAACG GAGAACCAGAAGCTTCAGAAGAACAACGAGACGCTGCGTAAGAAGCTGAGGGAGACGCAGCGCGAGGTAGAGATCCTGCAGACACTCCTAAAGAGGCATGCCCTTCACTCCGTGGTGGaggactcctcctcctcctcctag